In one Micromonospora polyrhachis genomic region, the following are encoded:
- a CDS encoding mandelate racemase/muconate lactonizing enzyme family protein, producing the protein RDRIRLHLLLPGTGAEALASQATAAVADGFTAVKFDPLPADYGDVSLARLVAETEAATAAVRDTVGRDVDLLVELHRKLTPLQAEAVIPALGRHHPLLVEDPIQIDSISSQAEVARRALGVPVANGERLHTIWEFKELLAQGGAQYVRPDIGLAGGLSHCRKIAALAEAHHSAVVTHNCLGPLLTMASVHLDATIPNFVVQGYSPLDDQLADGPARACGRREGGFLPLPQEPGLGVTLDLDGAAPLDLTGRPLTRIPLRADGSVAYAV; encoded by the coding sequence TCCGGGACCGGATCCGGCTGCATCTGCTGCTGCCCGGTACCGGCGCGGAAGCGCTCGCCAGCCAGGCCACGGCGGCGGTCGCGGACGGCTTCACCGCAGTCAAGTTCGACCCGCTACCCGCCGACTACGGCGACGTCTCGCTGGCCCGGCTGGTGGCCGAGACCGAGGCCGCCACGGCGGCCGTACGCGACACCGTCGGCCGGGACGTCGACCTGCTCGTCGAACTGCACCGCAAGCTCACCCCGTTGCAGGCCGAGGCGGTCATTCCCGCCCTGGGTCGACACCATCCCCTGCTGGTCGAGGACCCGATCCAGATCGACAGCATCAGCAGCCAGGCGGAGGTCGCCCGCCGGGCCCTCGGCGTGCCGGTCGCCAACGGCGAACGGCTACACACCATCTGGGAGTTCAAGGAACTACTGGCCCAGGGCGGTGCGCAGTATGTCCGACCGGACATCGGGCTGGCCGGCGGGCTCAGCCACTGCCGGAAGATCGCCGCGCTGGCCGAGGCACACCACAGCGCGGTGGTCACCCACAACTGCCTCGGCCCACTGCTCACCATGGCCTCGGTCCACCTCGACGCAACCATCCCCAACTTCGTGGTGCAGGGGTACTCGCCGCTGGACGACCAACTCGCCGACGGGCCAGCCCGCGCCTGTGGCCGGCGCGAGGGGGGCTTCCTGCCGCTGCCGCAGGAGCCGGGCCTGGGCGTCACCCTCGACCTCGACGGGGCGGCACCGCTGGACCTGACCGGCCGGCCGCTGACCCGGATCCCGCTGCGCGCCGACGGGTCCGTGGCGTACGCCGTCTAG